The Algoriphagus sp. TR-M9 genome has a window encoding:
- a CDS encoding carboxypeptidase-like regulatory domain-containing protein: MDKPNSILSKIVLGLFFLCLHTAVQAQHIFKGSIVDFENQEPVPYATVFLTNTTFGVSADENGSFSISIPDGNYEVIVRMLGYSHLTYKIQTDNLPAQGFKFMLDREEEELETVEVETERDPAWYRNLELFKSYFLGTSKNGKNCIIENDKVLRIDDQSEPGLLQVNATEPLKIHNPLLGYYIDYSLVDFKFKRSQGYVFYGGYSLFIPDSTLSKRKLRKAKKQREIAYHGSMQHLIRSMYEGNTSEQGFTIRKLYRMPNPNDSSKFIDQVESKPIAVDKLVQRNAAGKVFLAFEDYLYITFSKEKESAEYRGTATSGPAGPQVSLMHLETDSMEIYANGSYADPYGILVEGYIAWERVGDLLPMDYKPEAGSN, from the coding sequence ATGGACAAGCCTAATTCAATACTGTCAAAGATTGTTTTAGGCTTGTTTTTTTTATGCCTGCATACCGCAGTTCAGGCACAGCATATTTTTAAAGGCAGTATAGTTGATTTTGAAAATCAAGAACCTGTACCTTATGCCACGGTGTTTTTGACCAACACTACTTTTGGGGTTTCTGCAGATGAAAATGGCAGTTTTTCTATTTCCATTCCTGATGGGAATTACGAAGTGATAGTTCGAATGCTGGGGTATAGCCACTTAACCTATAAGATTCAAACGGATAATCTGCCTGCTCAGGGATTTAAATTTATGCTCGACCGGGAAGAAGAAGAATTAGAGACGGTAGAAGTGGAGACAGAGCGAGATCCGGCTTGGTACAGAAATCTGGAGCTTTTTAAAAGTTATTTTCTGGGCACTTCCAAAAATGGGAAGAATTGTATCATAGAAAATGATAAAGTCCTGCGGATTGATGATCAATCTGAGCCGGGCTTGCTTCAGGTAAATGCTACAGAACCTTTGAAAATCCACAATCCTTTGCTGGGTTATTATATTGATTACTCTTTAGTCGATTTCAAGTTTAAACGGAGTCAGGGCTATGTGTTTTACGGAGGTTATTCACTTTTCATACCGGACTCTACTTTGTCCAAAAGAAAGCTGAGGAAAGCCAAAAAGCAAAGGGAAATCGCTTACCATGGGAGTATGCAGCACCTTATTCGCTCCATGTACGAGGGAAACACCTCCGAACAAGGCTTTACTATTCGAAAACTTTACAGAATGCCTAATCCTAACGATTCGAGTAAGTTCATAGATCAAGTCGAGTCCAAACCTATTGCTGTAGATAAGCTAGTCCAGCGAAATGCGGCAGGGAAGGTGTTTTTGGCCTTTGAGGACTACCTATATATCACTTTTAGCAAAGAAAAAGAAAGCGCCGAATACCGGGGTACGGCCACTTCCGGCCCGGCAGGACCTCAGGTTTCTCTCATGCATCTGGAGACGGATTCCATGGAAATCTATGCAAATGGAAGCTATGCCGATCCTTATGGGATTTTGGTAGAGGGATACATTGCCTGGGAGCGAGTGGGGGATTTGCTGCCCATGGATTACAAGCCTGAAGCCGGGTCAAACTGA